One part of the Phycisphaeraceae bacterium genome encodes these proteins:
- a CDS encoding prepilin-type N-terminal cleavage/methylation domain-containing protein yields the protein MRINRSLMTSPIHRRARPTPGAARCAGAASSRAFTLLELLAVIVILGIAGAMIIPAMGETGVLKVQAAVRTIVADITFAQSDAVAFQERRAVVFNVQASKYSVHEVTGDTFAPDDTNMMYDASRPDGKYLVDFLDARFGASRITAVDFDGTEILYFDAMGGPVTDPSGNTPSNGGKVTVVGSGSTYDILVDAFTGRTSVTRVTAAPPAPPPSGT from the coding sequence GTGCGCATCAACCGATCCCTCATGACCAGCCCGATCCACCGCCGCGCCCGGCCTACGCCGGGTGCGGCGCGCTGCGCCGGTGCCGCGTCCTCTCGCGCCTTTACGCTGCTCGAACTGCTCGCGGTCATCGTGATCCTGGGGATTGCCGGCGCCATGATCATCCCGGCGATGGGCGAGACCGGCGTGCTCAAAGTACAGGCCGCGGTCCGGACGATCGTCGCTGATATCACCTTCGCGCAGTCCGACGCCGTCGCGTTCCAGGAGCGGCGGGCGGTGGTGTTCAATGTTCAGGCTTCGAAGTACTCCGTGCACGAGGTCACCGGCGACACCTTCGCGCCGGACGACACGAACATGATGTACGATGCGTCCCGCCCGGACGGGAAGTACCTTGTTGACTTCCTCGATGCACGCTTCGGCGCATCGCGGATTACCGCGGTTGATTTCGACGGCACCGAGATCCTGTATTTCGATGCGATGGGAGGCCCGGTCACCGATCCTTCCGGGAACACCCCGAGCAATGGCGGCAAGGTCACCGTGGTGGGGTCGGGCAGTACGTACGACATCCTTGTCGACGCGTTTACCGGGAGGACCTCCGTCACCCGCGTAACCGCCGCGCCCCCGGCTCCGCCGCCCAGCGGAACCTGA
- a CDS encoding prepilin-type N-terminal cleavage/methylation domain-containing protein, with protein sequence MRTRVRKAFTLVEILIVVVILGILAAIVIPQFTNASQEAQIGNVQTQLQTIRSQVELFRVRNNGTSPDLVSAPTNTNLGDGFAELLEPPAIGGVAQQPYTRTAPINPRNKSSSVQAGTSPLGATAAAMDPAAVADGWLYDAATGEIAAVGFDEQTNKWYGMP encoded by the coding sequence ATGCGCACGCGTGTTCGGAAGGCCTTTACGCTGGTGGAAATCCTGATTGTCGTGGTGATCCTCGGCATCCTGGCGGCGATCGTGATTCCGCAGTTCACGAACGCGAGCCAGGAGGCGCAGATCGGCAACGTGCAGACGCAGTTGCAGACGATCCGCAGCCAGGTTGAGTTGTTCCGCGTCCGGAACAACGGCACGTCGCCGGACCTGGTGTCAGCGCCGACGAACACGAACCTCGGCGACGGCTTCGCCGAACTGCTGGAGCCCCCGGCGATCGGCGGCGTCGCGCAGCAGCCCTACACGCGGACCGCGCCGATCAACCCGCGGAACAAGAGCAGCTCCGTGCAGGCTGGCACCAGCCCGCTCGGCGCCACCGCCGCGGCGATGGACCCCGCAGCGGTTGCTGACGGCTGGCTCTACGATGCCGCGACCGGCGAGATCGCTGCTGTCGGCTTCGACGAGCAGACCAACAAGTGGTACGGCATGCCGTAA
- a CDS encoding type II secretion system protein, producing the protein MHSVLPMRRAFTLVEILIVVVILGILAAIVIPQFTSATQEAQANATYNELQKLRRTVGVFRARNNDSMPAVSDGNGTWGEIVGDATEYLQSAPVNAWVGGANAREVRVVPDATPDAAFQTMYGWIFDPNTGQVWAGGFDVNDKPLPRS; encoded by the coding sequence ATGCACTCCGTTCTGCCCATGCGACGTGCCTTTACGCTGGTTGAGATCCTCATTGTCGTCGTGATCCTGGGCATTCTGGCCGCAATCGTGATCCCGCAGTTCACGAGCGCTACGCAGGAGGCCCAGGCGAACGCGACCTACAACGAGCTGCAGAAGCTCCGACGAACCGTCGGCGTTTTCCGTGCCCGCAACAACGACTCGATGCCGGCTGTGTCTGACGGCAACGGCACCTGGGGCGAAATCGTCGGTGACGCGACCGAGTACCTGCAAAGTGCCCCGGTCAACGCCTGGGTGGGCGGGGCCAACGCTCGCGAAGTTCGGGTGGTGCCCGATGCGACACCGGATGCGGCGTTCCAGACGATGTACGGGTGGATCTTCGACCCGAACACCGGCCAGGTCTGGGCGGGCGGCTTTGACGTGAACGACAAGCCTTTGCCGCGCAGTTAG